A single window of Nicotiana sylvestris chromosome 3, ASM39365v2, whole genome shotgun sequence DNA harbors:
- the LOC104211811 gene encoding ABC transporter A family member 2 has protein sequence MELERGFPLLKQQYKALLKKNFIVAWRNKRATFLQLFSSLFLIFLLFIIQKAIEARFSSSSSYENVRDPQPLVSPPIPPCEQKNFIRLPCYDFVWSGSQSPKIGQIASRIMANNPGRSIPTSKVLSFRTRDEVDEWLFKNPMRCPGALHFVERNASIISYGIQTNSTPVVKRGVFEDPTFKFQIPLQLAAEREIARSLIGDPNFSWVVSFKEFAHPAFEVFSALGAVGPTFFLAVAMFGFVFQINVLIIEKELKLRQAMTMMGLYDTAYWLSWFTWEGFITLISSLLIVLFGMMFQFEFFLNNSFAVVFLLFFLFQLNMIGFAFMLSAFISKSSSTTTVGFFTFIVGFMTQLVTAFGFPYSKKYSKSYRIIWSLFPPDLLAQGLQLLADATATPEDPGVSWSGRTKCAFNDTECVITMNEIYVWLVSTFFLWFVLAIYLDNIIPNVSGVRKSMFYFLNPGYWTGKGGNKVKEGGICSCTGSVPSLDSIIPDDEDVLEEENIVKRQATQGEVDSDIAVQLHGLVKIFPGTTKMGCCKCQRKSPYHALKGLWVNLAKDQLFCLLGPNGAGKTTAINCLTGITPVTAGDALVYGQSIRSSTGMSNIRRMIGVCPQFDILWDALSGQEHLHLFASIKGLPTALVKEVVEKSLAEVKLTDAARMRAGSYSGGMKRRLSVAIALIGEPKLLILDEPTTGMDPITRRHVWDIIEDAKKGRAIILTTHSMEEADILSDRVGIMAKGRLRCIGTSIRLKSRFGTGFIANVSFSGGTNGTPETGDTLSTSQPEAVKQFFKSRLDVVPKEENKSFLTFIIPHDKEKLLTDFFAELQDREKEFGITDIQLGLTTLEEVFLNIARQAELEDVAEGSFATLTLNSGLSLQIPIGARFVKVPGTESAENPIGTMVEVYWEQDDSGSLCVSGHSQDMPIPAHVQLRDPPAATSGRGFLRRRKQIHGIVIDPAQITDASS, from the exons ATGGAATTGGAGAGGGGATTTCCATTGCTAAAACAGCAGTACAAAGCTTTATTAAAGAAGAATTTTATAGTGGCATGGAGGAACAAGAGAGCCACATTCCTTCAGTTATTCTCATCCCTCTTCTTGATATTCCTTCTTTTTATAATCCAAAAAGCAATAGAAGCTCGcttttcttcttcctcctcttaCGAGAACGTGCGGGACCCACAACCGTTAGTGTCGCCGCCAATCCCGCCCTGTGAACAAAAGAACTTCATCCGTCTCCCCTGCTATGATTTTGTTTGGAGTGGTTCTCAGAGTCCAAAAATCGGGCAGATTGCGAGCAGAATTATGGCTAATAATCCTGGCCGGTCTATTCCTACCTCTAAG GTTCTGTCATTTAGAACACGAGATGAAGTGGATGAATGGCTTTTCAAAAACCCTATGCGTTGTCCTGGAGCTCTGCACTTTGTTGAAAGGAATGCTAGCATAATCAGTTATGGCATACAGACAAACTCCACTCCTGTTGTCAAACGAGGAGTCTTTGAAGATCCAACTTTTAAATTCCAAATCCCACTTCAACTGGCAGCAGAACGTGAAATTGCAAGATCTCTGATTGGAG ATCCAAACTTCAGTTGGGTTGTCAGTTTCAAAGAATTTGCACATCCTGCTTTTGAAGTTTTCTCAGCCTTGGGTGCTGTTGGGCCTACCTTTTTCTTGGCTGTTGCTATGTTTGGCTTTGTCTTCCAAATCAATGTTTTGATCATTGAAAAGGAACTCAAACTTCGGCAG GCAATGACTATGATGGGTCTCTATGATACTGCCTACTGGTTGTCATGGTTCACATGGGAGGGATTCATCACACTTATCTCCTCTCTTCTCATAGTTCTCTTTGGGATGATGTTTCAATTTGAGTTTTTCTTGAACAACAGTTTTGCCGTCGTGtttctcctttttttccttttccagcTTAATATG ATTGGTTTTGCATTCATGCTGTCTGCTTTTATTAGCAAGTCATCTTCAACAACAACTGTGGGTTTCTTCACATTTATTGTCGGTTTCATGACTCAG CTTGTCACAGCATTTGGATTTCCCTACAGCAAAAAATATTCCAAATCTTATAGGATCATTTGGTCATTGTTCCCACCAGATCTTCTTGCTCAAGGTCTTCAGTTACTTGCTGATGCAACTGCCACTCCTGAAGATCCTGGTGTCAGCTGGAGTGGTAGGACAAAATGTGCTTTTAATGATACCGAGTGTGTAATAACTATG AATGAGATTTACGTATGGCTCGTGTCAACATTCTTTCTGTGGTTTGTTCTTGCTATTTACTTGGACAACATAATTCCGAATGTTTCTGGTGTGAGAAAATCAATGTTCTACTTCTTGAATCCTGGATACTGGACAGGCAAAGGTGGAAATAAGGTGAAAG AGGGGGGTATTTGTAGCTGCACAGGTTCAGTGCCGTCCCTGGATAGTATTATACCAGATGATGAAGATGTTCTTGAAGAAGAGAACATTGTTAAACGCCAAGCTACGCAAGGTGAAGTTGATTCTGATATTGCAGTTCAACTACATGGCCTTGTAAAGATATTTCCAGGAACAACAAAGATGGGCTGCTGTAAGTGCCAAAGGAAATCTCCTTATCATGCCCTCAAG GGCTTATGGGTGAATCTTGCAAAGGATCAGCTATTTTGTCTTCTTGGGCCGAACGGAGCTGGAAAAACTACTGCTATTAATTGTTTGACTGGGATTACACCTGTTACTGCAGGAGATG CACTAGTATATGGTCAGTCTATAAGAAGCTCTACGGGCATGTCAAACATTCGAAGGATGATAGGGGTTTGTCCCCAG TTTGATATTCTTTGGGATGCATTGTCCGGTCAAGAACACCTGCATCTTTTTGCCAGCATTAAAGGTCTACCCACTGCTTTAGTAAAAGAG GTCGTAGAGAAGTCACTAGCCGAGGTAAAACTCACAGACGCAGCCAGAATGAGAGCTGGTAGTTACAGTGGAGGAATGAAACGACGCCTCAGTGTTGCTATAGCACTTATTGGTGAACCGAAATTGCTCATTTTGGATGAACCG ACTACTGGTATGGATCCAATAACTAGAAGACATGTCTGGGATATAATTGAGGATGCAAAAAAAGGGCGTGCTATTATACTGACCACTCATTCAATGGAAGAAGCTGACATCTTAAGTGACCGTGTTGGTATCATGGCAAAGGGTAGACTTCGTTGCATTGGAACTTCAATAAGATTGAAATCAAGGTTTGGAACTGGTTTCATTGCTAATGTAAGCTTTTCTGGTGGGACAAACGGGACTCCTGAAACAGGAGATACTTTGAGTACATCTCAACCTGAAGCTGTGAAACAGTTCTTTAAAAGT CGCTTGGACGTGGTACCTAAAGAGGAAAACAAGTCCTTCTTAACCTTTATTATTCCCCATGACAAGGAGAAGTTGTTGACG GACTTCTTTGCTGAGCTTCAAGATAGAGAGAAGGAATTTGGCATTACAGATATCCAGCTTGGTCTTACAACTCTTGAAGAAGTTTTTCTAAACATTGCTAGACAGGCAGAACTGGAAGATGTTGCTGAAGGAAGCTTCGCGACTCTTACTTTAAATTCCGGGCTCTCACTTCAA ATACCTATAGGAGCAAGATTTGTGAAAGTCCCAGGAACAGAATCTGCTGAGAATCCTATAGGTACTATGGTAGAAGTGTACTGGGAACAAGATGATTCTGGTTCACTCTGCGTTTCTGGTCATTCACAAGACATGCCAATACCAGCTCATGTTCAACTAAGAGATCCTCCTGCAGCCACTTCTGGTAGAGGCTTTTTACGAAGACGAAAACAAATTCATGGAATTGTGATTGATCCTGCACAGATTACGGATGCAAGTTCATAA